The genomic window CCCCTCCTCCTGCCCGAAGTTGAACAGAGCAGGCGCTGTCCGCCCACATGGCTCCCTCCGTCTCCTAGAAGCCGCGGAGCGGAGCCCCGGATACTCGCCAAGGTGAGCTCTTCTCCACTCGAGGTGCGAATCTGCATCTGCGATTTTTTTCGAGCGTTGTGCTGGTTCGCGGGGGCGGAGTTCGTGGGATCTCTCTCCCCCCGCCACCACAAAACCCCAGCTTTCGTGAGCCCGGCTGGCGGGTCACCCGCCGGATTGAAGCTTGCTCGCCGACGGCGAGCCCTAGGGTTTCCTTAAAAAGTCTCCGGCATTTTTACAGCTGGTTGCTCGATTGCCATCCGTTTGCTCGCGGAATCGATGTCGATTATCATCTACCTAGTACTACTTTGTTTTGGTTTTGCTCCTGGTTGGTTCGattattccattttgaactactgtGGCCCGTCAGGAAACCTAAAGTTTGAAACTTTACATTTCCACCCGGCTACGCCGATGTGCTATGCCATGGACACTAACTCTGCTTTGCTTGATGCAGGGATCCAGCTGCTGCGAGCCGTCATGGACCGGACATCGAATTTCATGCCTACTCCTGATCAGGATGTCCTGGATATCCAGCCCCTGAGGACTTTGGCTCCCATGTTCCCTGCGCCTCTGGGGGTCAACACGTTTAACGTGCCCAACACCACCCCACCATTGATATTTGTCACTTCAGCTGGGCAGTTTCCAGGGGGGGTTGGTGCTCCGGGCCATCCTGCTTTCAGGTCATTCGCCGCCGCTTTCGGTGCTCAAGATGCTTATGGAGGGCAGCCTGCCTCTTCTGGTGGCCAGCATGACGGTGGAGGGCATCCTGCCTCTTCTCGTCGCCAGGATGGTGGTGGAGGCCAGGCTACCACCTTTGCTGATAAGTACGCTGCTAATGGAGGCCAGACTGCTGCTAATGGGGCTACAAACCTTGGCGCCAGCGCTGACAGCCCAATTGATGTCATCCCTATATCAGCTTACAGGCCGACACCGCCACCTGTTATACCActggacgacgatgacgatgacaaTGAGCATTTCACTGGCAACCAGACATCAGCATCTGGGCGGAAGATCAAGAGGCCGTCCCACCTAAGTGGATATAAGATGAGCGGCGGTTTGGGCAGTGATGACAACAATGGTGTGAAGACCAAACGCAACAAGACCTCTCACAGGAAGGCTGGTGCTGACAATGAGTTTACCTCGGTGCCCCTTTCATCCAGCAATCCCAGGGAGGCTGTGGAAGAGGTTCTCATGAACTTCGAGGCCCTGCGGCGTAGACATCTTCAATTGGATGCGGCACAAGAGAGTACCAAACGCCCAGACCTTAAGATTGGTGCCGTGATGATGGCCAATAATCTTAGGGCTAACATCAGGAAGAGGATTGGAGTTGTTCCTGGAGTTGAAATAGGGGATATTTTCTACTTCAGGATGGAGCTATGCATTATTGGCTTGCATGCTCCTACCATGGCTGGAATTGATTATATGACCCACACCTTTGGTGATAAGGATGATGATTCTGTAGCAGTATGTATTGTCGCTGCAGGTGTTTATGAGAATGAAGATGATGCTACAGACACACTAGTCTACAGCGGTTCAGGAGGTAGTAGCAAGAACAATGAGGAGATGCATGACCAGAAGCTTGAGAGGGGTAACCTTGCTCTTCAGATGAGCCTGTCGAGAAAGAATGTGATCCGGGTTGTACGGGGATTTAAAGATCCAGGTTGCTTGGGTGGGAAGGTTTATATGTATGATGGCCTCTATAAGATCCATGAGTCCTGGAAGGAGAGAACAAAGACTGGGATCAATTGCTTCAAGTACAAGCTGCTGAGGGAGCCAGGACAACCCGAGGGAATGTCAATCTGGAAGATGTCCCGGAAATGGGTGGAGAATCCAGGAACTAGAGGCAGAGTTTTACACCCTGATCTATCATCTGGTACTGAAAATCTTCCGGTGTGTCTTGTCAATGATGTTGACAGTGAGAAAGGACCAGGCCTTTTCACCTATATTACTCAGGTCAAGTACCCAAAGCCACTAAGTTCTATGAAACCATTACAGGGTTGTTCATGCCTCAATGCTTGTCTGCCCAGTGATACGGATTGTGGTTGTACACAGTTTAATGGAGGTAATTTACCTTATAGTTCAACAGGATTGCTTGTATGCCGCAAAAATAGGCTACATGAATGTGGTGAATCTTGCCAGTGTTCAGTTAACTGCCGTAACAGGGTGACACAGAAGGGGGTTAGGGTTCACTTTGAGATCTTCAGGACAGGAAATCGAGGCTGGGGTCTTCGTTCATGGGATCCTATACGGGCTGGCTCATTTATCTGCGAGTATGTTGGCGAGGTTATTGATGAGAGTAAACTGAATTTGGATGGTGAAGATGATTACGTTTTTCAGACTGTGCGTCCTGGTGAGAAGACATTAAAATGGGATTATGTACCTGAACTGAGGGGGTTGCAAATCACAAATAATTCAGCTGATACTTTTGAGCCACTGCCCATCAAGATAAGTGCAAAGAAAATGGGAAACATCGCACGTTTCATGAACCATAGTTGTTCCCCTAAGGCCTTCTGGCAGCCAGTTCAGTTTGACCATGGAGATGATggtcacccacatatcatgttctTTGCACTGAAGCACATCCCTCCCATGACAGAGCTGACGTACGACTATGGTGATATTGGAGCTGATTCTAGTGGTATAGGTTCTCCTGGAGCTAAGAGATGCCTTTGTGGATCCTCAAATTGCCGGGGCTATTTCTGCTGATTATGGAAGATGTGCATTCTGCTTATCAACATGCCAATCTATCTGTTAGGTAAAAACAGTCTTCACCTGAATGCCATTCTCAGCATTGAGCATCATGCATACATCTAACTACTCCTTTGCTGTTGGACATCCCTGCTTGTCATGCATATTTACAGGCATCTGGTTCGTATTCGATAAGCAAGCAAGTTGTGCTGATAAACACTAGTTGGATGTTTGTGTTTTATCTTCGCTGTAGCTGTAATGCTTGTGCTTCCACAGAAACTGCGTTAGAGTGTTACATGTAGGAATGCATGCAAGAACAGTGTTATTCATGTCCAGTGACTTAAGAAATTCTCAGCTTCTCTATTAAGAACGAACAATGTAATTCCTGTCTAGTGTCTTGAGAAATTCTCAGCTTCTCTGTTAAGAACTCGAGACATTTCATGGTCTAGTTTTTCTTGCTACAGATTATTTTGGGTCAGGTATTTATGATAATATGTCGATGTATTTCATATCCTGAATAGGATTTCTCTATTAACAAATTCTTACACCATTAACTTGGAGCTGTTGCTTTACTTGTGTAATAGTTTCTGATGTTTGTAAACTAGCCCACCTCGACTTTCTGTAAACCTAACTTGTGCTGGTCTTTTGCAGATCATTTTTTGGCCGTTCTGGTTGTACCTAGAAGAAGGGTAGTGTGCTGAAGTCTGACAGAGGTAGGAGCGTCTCAAATGGCTCCCCTCATGACTGCGCCGTAGTGTGGAGATAGTAGACTTATGTCAAGCTCGGCAATGCCCATTGTCACACAAGGACAAAGTAGCTTCTTGTGATTCTGTGACCGTAGGCCTTGTGAGGTCAATTTTGTATGATAACCTTAGTATTTTGGTCAAGTCGAACCAAAACTCTTAGCAGCCAATATGCCTATTGCGCCATTGTCAAGTATGTTCAGACCAGTGAGGCCGGTTTTAAAGTCTTGAATTTCCTACCAGTTTGTTCTATGTTGAGTTCCGTTTGGATTTATATGCTACAAAGTTATACCGTTGAATCTTCACATTCAAAAGAGGTTATCAATGGCATAACTTTTGCAGCATATAACTCATATTTTGTTGATCAAATTCATGGTCAGAGACCTCAGAAATTTATATGCTACAAAAGTTACACCGTTGAATCTTCACATTCAAAAGAAGTTATCAATGGCATAACTTTTGTAGCATATAACTCATATTTTGTTGATCAAATTCATGGTCAGAGACCTCACAAACCCAAACAGAGTAGAATTGGTTgggatctactccctccattcctaaatacaagtctttttagagattccattatggactacatacggagcaaaatgagtgaatctacaccctaactatatacattcgtatgtagttcatatgggaatctctaaaaagacttgtatttaggaacaaagCCAGTTCTGAGGAAATTCCCTGATAATTGCTTTTTAATGTTTATAATAACTGAAAAGGTCTCTGGGCTACGAATAAGGTACATCCACACCAGGATCTTTAGGCCTTGGGCCCTTGGCCATAAAAGCAATGTACTAGCACACTGCATATCTTCAAATTCTTAATTAATTCTCCAACTGGAGCATCACTTACAAACTAACGCTAGATTTTTCAAGTACAATTTACAAGGGAGTGTAACAGCTGTGCAAAACTCATGCCAATGACAGGTAGAGAAGAGCTACCACGATATGTGAACTATAAAATACAAAGAAAAGGCTGTTTCAGAGCATCCTCGTAGTGTTCACGACTCTACACTCACATGTGCATACGCTTCTTGATTCTCTGACCACACGCCATGACCGCTGAATATGCAACTTGATGTTCACCAGCTTGCCAGCAATCTGCATTTCGGGCATGTAACGGATAAACTGTTATAGCGAAGATTACTGTATCTCTGAAGTCCCAACATTTACACAAGGAATGAAACTGCAGATAAAATAATTGGCCTTGAAGTGGTGGGCTCACAACATTGAACCGATGTAGATTCTAGAAGCAAAAACACTTCTATTTCGCAAGTATAATAGGCTGAACAACTCTAGAAGAATGTCAGGGAATTACCATTCTCCATGTAAGGTCTTCTGGTCCAAGGGGCTGAGCAGGACTTGAATATAGAAAATGCCTCGAGTACTGTCAATGCACCACGAGTAAAAATAGTCAAGAAGATGGGTCTTCCAAGAAACTTAAGGGAGTACTTGGTCGGTGCCCAAAATCACCAAAATTGGCATTGCCCATACCTACTAACTAGCGCACTCTAGTTTGTTTTTCTTGGCAACATTGTTCAAATCATGGGCAAGCATAACCTTCACTGAAATTTTGGCTAGCCAAACTTTTGGTAGGCTGAACTTGGGTCCGAACCAAGCATACCCTTAAATCGTATTTAGGTTTTAAATAAGAGCAAACCTTGAGAAGATTGGATTGCATATCCCTGACTCTTTTGGCATCGATGCCTCTTAGGTACTTCACCAGCCAGCCAGGTTGCACAGCATCAGTTGATGACACAAACAATGCTATCTGCACAATGAAGTAACATGCCATTATTTCACACTGCAAAAACTTGTGTTCTCCAAATGCAGCAGACCAATGCCGATGACCAATGGTGAGGCAAAATACATAGTCATCATGCTacaataaaaaattaaaattaaatctTGATGGGATATAATATATGCATCTCCAACAGACTGCATGTGTAAGATTTTCGTGCATGCCCACACATGTGCACATCTATATAGACACCTTTACTATAGTTTACAATTGATTAATATTGCTCACGCACCATTTTTATAATTCATAGTGCCCCATATCACCAACGCGTTTTCTCGGTTTATCTCACAGTGCAAGTATATATAGAAAATAAATAATCCTTAGGTACAGTGGTTTCATAGATACCGTGCCAACTTTTACACAAGCTTCAGAAACACTATTGATACAGAGAAATTGGTATATGTCAAAAGATAGGTATCACTAATTCTACAACAGTCAGTGTCATTGAAGTAATCAGGCCTGTCCATTGGCAACTATGCAACTATAGTCCGCATGTTACTTGTTAGTAACTCAGTGATATGGATATATTTGTTTGTCATTCATGAGATTCAACTAGAAAAATATCCTCATTTTTTCAGGTAATAGGTAAAGTTTTGGAGCTCCAGTAAAATATATCAGCGATCTTTGCGAACCTTCATGCTTCAAATTATGGAGAATGGTAAGGCATGTTGTAGAAAAATGGGTCAACTATACCTTACTGTAGTCAAGTATTCCTTCAAAAGGAAGCTCTAGCTCATCGCTGATTATAACTGGGATACATCCACTAACAATTGCGTCAAACAGGCGAGCAGAAGATGGAGTGTCCCCAGCAGGATTCAAGCAAAAGAGAGACTTGCGCATGCCAGACTGAGCTGCTACTTTCCCCTTAGCCCCAGCAGAACCTTCTTCTATGATTATGTCTTCTATGTTTTGTAATTCTGTCACAAGCTTACTGCGTATCTTCCCACCCTAACAAGGTCAACAAGATAGAAGACCAAAAGGCAATAAGACAACAAAAAGTGGAACTATCACATGCATATATAGATCTGATTTTGTCAAAGGTTGAAATAGTATCAAGAAACTTACAGCATTTCTTTTAAGTCTTCCTCGGAAAAATAGTAACGTACTTCTTTTAGATTGAGTTTCTGACACACACTTATGATCACAAAGGTCAACATTTGGGACATATGGAAGGATAACATCCTTTTCCAGATAAACTTGCCCAGGTTTATACCTGATATAAGGTGGAAACATGAGTTGTGTTGCTCAACTGATGTATGCAAGCAGCATAGAGGCAACGTGGCGAACAATGAAGGAATGAAGACCATACCAGTTCCCAGTAGAATCCATATCAGGTAGAAGCCATATTGCTTTCTTCACAAATCTTCGGACTGACTTAAAAGACCATGGGTGATGAACAGGAATAACATGATCTCTGCCTTCTGAACGTTGCCAAGCAGGTTGATCAGTCACCCACTTCAAAGCTTCCTAATTACAGGGAAGTAATggtaagatcatcttggatataAATAGGGATGAACAGAACAATTAATAACTTGTAATCTAGACAGAGAGTTAGATATTCCTTACAGTCAGGTGAACCCCCCAAAAATATATTACAGATAGTCATAGAATATTGAGTTCATTCCATAGTGTGTTATTATGATTTCTGTTGTGACTGCAGAAACAAACTAAATTTTCTTAATAATTGATGTCAGGTTGATAGCATGAAGAATCAAAGTTTAGCTTGGTCATATGCATGTCCTACAACAAATACTAGCTAAAAAATTAAACCTTGGGAAATGCTCGCACACCCTATAAAGTGCCTTGCATTCTTGTTTCTCCAGCAAGAAGTAACTGATTGTTGTGAAAAATGGCACGTAGAAAATGTCTGCTTCTTCTTGCCGCTCAA from Triticum aestivum cultivar Chinese Spring chromosome 3B, IWGSC CS RefSeq v2.1, whole genome shotgun sequence includes these protein-coding regions:
- the LOC123071145 gene encoding histone-lysine N-methyltransferase, H3 lysine-9 specific SUVH1 isoform X1 produces the protein MCYAMDTNSALLDAGIQLLRAVMDRTSNFMPTPDQDVLDIQPLRTLAPMFPAPLGVNTFNVPNTTPPLIFVTSAGQFPGGVGAPGHPAFRSFAAAFGAQDAYGGQPASSGGQHDGGGHPASSRRQDGGGGQATTFADKYAANGGQTAANGATNLGASADSPIDVIPISAYRPTPPPVIPLDDDDDDNEHFTGNQTSASGRKIKRPSHLSGYKMSGGLGSDDNNGVKTKRNKTSHRKAGADNEFTSVPLSSSNPREAVEEVLMNFEALRRRHLQLDAAQESTKRPDLKIGAVMMANNLRANIRKRIGVVPGVEIGDIFYFRMELCIIGLHAPTMAGIDYMTHTFGDKDDDSVAVCIVAAGVYENEDDATDTLVYSGSGGSSKNNEEMHDQKLERGNLALQMSLSRKNVIRVVRGFKDPGCLGGKVYMYDGLYKIHESWKERTKTGINCFKYKLLREPGQPEGMSIWKMSRKWVENPGTRGRVLHPDLSSGTENLPVCLVNDVDSEKGPGLFTYITQVKYPKPLSSMKPLQGCSCLNACLPSDTDCGCTQFNGGNLPYSSTGLLVCRKNRLHECGESCQCSVNCRNRVTQKGVRVHFEIFRTGNRGWGLRSWDPIRAGSFICEYVGEVIDESKLNLDGEDDYVFQTVRPGEKTLKWDYVPELRGLQITNNSADTFEPLPIKISAKKMGNIARFMNHSCSPKAFWQPVQFDHGDDGHPHIMFFALKHIPPMTELTYDYGDIGADSSGIGSPGAKRCLCGSSNCRGYFC
- the LOC123071145 gene encoding histone-lysine N-methyltransferase, H3 lysine-9 specific SUVH1 isoform X2; this encodes MDRTSNFMPTPDQDVLDIQPLRTLAPMFPAPLGVNTFNVPNTTPPLIFVTSAGQFPGGVGAPGHPAFRSFAAAFGAQDAYGGQPASSGGQHDGGGHPASSRRQDGGGGQATTFADKYAANGGQTAANGATNLGASADSPIDVIPISAYRPTPPPVIPLDDDDDDNEHFTGNQTSASGRKIKRPSHLSGYKMSGGLGSDDNNGVKTKRNKTSHRKAGADNEFTSVPLSSSNPREAVEEVLMNFEALRRRHLQLDAAQESTKRPDLKIGAVMMANNLRANIRKRIGVVPGVEIGDIFYFRMELCIIGLHAPTMAGIDYMTHTFGDKDDDSVAVCIVAAGVYENEDDATDTLVYSGSGGSSKNNEEMHDQKLERGNLALQMSLSRKNVIRVVRGFKDPGCLGGKVYMYDGLYKIHESWKERTKTGINCFKYKLLREPGQPEGMSIWKMSRKWVENPGTRGRVLHPDLSSGTENLPVCLVNDVDSEKGPGLFTYITQVKYPKPLSSMKPLQGCSCLNACLPSDTDCGCTQFNGGNLPYSSTGLLVCRKNRLHECGESCQCSVNCRNRVTQKGVRVHFEIFRTGNRGWGLRSWDPIRAGSFICEYVGEVIDESKLNLDGEDDYVFQTVRPGEKTLKWDYVPELRGLQITNNSADTFEPLPIKISAKKMGNIARFMNHSCSPKAFWQPVQFDHGDDGHPHIMFFALKHIPPMTELTYDYGDIGADSSGIGSPGAKRCLCGSSNCRGYFC
- the LOC123071146 gene encoding probable arabinosyltransferase ARAD1, whose amino-acid sequence is MAGKQFPSLAHARRASSRCLLAVGALLVFSAVYFLLLSPSPPRPVAGPLPNPSSATTSFVASLDRFLDSPHRPAASSAAPGDLDAAIRREEEARLYGDPRGAWPAAPAPLRVYVYEMPRKFTYDLLRLFRDSYRDTTNLTSNGSPVHRLIEQHSIDYWLWADLIAPESQRLLKNVIRVERQEEADIFYVPFFTTISYFLLEKQECKALYREALKWVTDQPAWQRSEGRDHVIPVHHPWSFKSVRRFVKKAIWLLPDMDSTGNWYKPGQVYLEKDVILPYVPNVDLCDHKCVSETQSKRSTLLFFRGRLKRNAGGKIRSKLVTELQNIEDIIIEEGSAGAKGKVAAQSGMRKSLFCLNPAGDTPSSARLFDAIVSGCIPVIISDELELPFEGILDYSKIALFVSSTDAVQPGWLVKYLRGIDAKRVRDMQSNLLKYSRHFLYSSPAQPLGPEDLTWRMIAGKLVNIKLHIQRSWRVVRESRSVCTCECRVVNTTRML